From the Argopecten irradians isolate NY chromosome 13, Ai_NY, whole genome shotgun sequence genome, one window contains:
- the LOC138305815 gene encoding mucin-22-like gives MSYQQTDSAYPVEISRARRDIQPIIADDRKQESQKQSTDIPKSMVTTTKQQSGTTAHSAIFAYTKGVTQTIQQADPMTDKEHQVKTQSEQLNSTESPPSTYPMKLQTKPAFQTKSPTTATDLKQTELEMAKQTEAPKLLAKSTESTVSTIRVNPSESFTEQSSRFKSTKADVTMSWKETKPTNSRRREYQTKLATKVPYSTKPVTEGNDPTKLATKGTYPTKSVTERNDQTKLATKVPYPTKSVTEGNDQTKLATKVPYPTKSVADGNDPTKLATKVPYPTKPVTEGNEPTKLATKVLPDKNQSQKK, from the exons ATGTCGTACCAACAAACAGACTCAGCATATCCGGTTGAAATATCACGTGCTCGTCGTGATATTCAACCAATCATTGCAGATGACAGAAAGCAAGAATCGCAAAAACAATCGACCGACATTCCTAAATCAATGGTGACCACTACAAAGCAGCAAAGTGGGACTACAGCACATTCGGCGATATTTGCGTACACTAAGGGAGTCACGCAAACTATTCAACAAGCTGATCCTATGACGGACAAGGAACATCAAGTGAAGACACAATCGGAACAACTGAATTCCACAGAATCTCCACCATCCACATACCCTATGAAATTACAAACTAAGCCTGCATTTCAAACGAAGTCACCGACTACGGCCACTGACCTCAAGCAAACAGAGCTGGAAATGGCAAAACAAACTGAGGCGCCTAAATTGCTGGCAAAATCAACAGAATCAACGGTATCAACTATTAGAGTCAACCCATCAGAATCGTTTACTGAACAAAGTTCACGTTTTAAGTCCACGAAGGCGGATGTTACGATGTCTTGGAAAGAGACTAAACCGACA AACAGTCGCAGACGGGAATACCAGACAAAACTAGCAACAAAAGTACCTTATTCGACAAAACCAGTCACAGAAGGAAATGACCCGACAAAACTAGCAACAAAAGGAACTTACCCGACAAAATCAGTCACAGAAAGGAATGACCAGACAAAACTAGCAACAAAAGTACCTTACCCGACAAAATCAGTCACAGAAGGGAATGACCAGACAAAACTAGCAACAAAAGTACCTTACCCGACAAAATCAGTCGCAGACGGGAATGACCCGACAAAACTAGCAACAAAAGTACCTTACCCGACAAAACCAGTCACAGAAGGAAATGAACCGACAAAACTAGCAACAAAAGTACTACCCGACAAAAACCAGTCACAGAAGAAATGA
- the LOC138306660 gene encoding perlucin-like protein yields MMCVHGVLLIFILIFILTNISCSQHIVREKKKEQLMTAILTNEVLEETLPLIRRYLENEAQSSRRQFDEIKETCSSVQTELQTTRRIVQELQDLMEDPPSCESGWVYHYLYCYKFIQTYVNYQQGQARCQSMNAYVADVTSEQEHGFIKAELLKLKPVKPNWDIYFLGGQRNRTINEWIWKRTGKKFGFTKWDMSKGEPNDSNKTEDCLQTQRHRDFLWNDVPCSFKANVICKKSVFNP; encoded by the exons ATGATGTGTGTACACGGAGTCCTCCTGATATTTATCCTGATATTTATCCTCACCAATATCTCGTGCTCACAGCATATTGTTCGTGAAAAGAAAAAGGAACAGTTAATGACCGCAATACTGACTAACGAAGTCTTAGAAGAAACTTTGCCGTTAATTCGGCGTTACCTCGAGAACGAGGCTCAATCCAGCAGACGACAGTTTGACGAGATCAAGGAAACCTGCAGCTCTGTTCAGACTGAGTTGCAGACTACCAGAAGGATTGTTCAGGAGTTGCAGGACTTGATGGAAG ATCCGCCTAGCTGTGAGTCTGGCTGGGTATATCATTACTTATACTGTTACAAGTTTATACAAACATATGTAAACTATCAACAAGGTCAA GCCCGATGTCAAAGCATGAATGCGTACGTTGCAGATGTCACAAGCGAACAAGAACATGGATTCATCAAGGCGGAGCTTCTTAAACTCAAACCAG TGAAACCGAATTGGGATATTTACTTTCTCGGAGGACAAAGAAATCGTACAATCAATGAGTGGATATGGAAAAGGACAGGGAAGAAGTTTGGATTTACTAAATGGGATATGTCCAAAGGTGAACCTAATGATAGTAACAAGACTGAAGATTGTCTACAGACGCAGAGACACCGTGATTTCTTATGGAACGATGTCCCTTGTAGTTTCAAAGCCAATGTTATTTGTAAGAAAAG TGTCTTCAATCCATAA
- the LOC138305817 gene encoding ryncolin-1-like codes for MEIRSLKMCAQDCMTENGCKSFSYTENTRTCDTYSKALVETTAVFSSSTICFSKPLPSGVSYYTVTGGPTIQVYMDKDTEDGPWIVIQRRTSGDVDFFRNWADYKGGFGDLHRDFWLGNDNFHLLTRTPMILRVVLEGWDGTTGYAQYSSFQVANEAQNYRLSVSGFSGSVSYNALGTHDGHDFTTHDKDNDVHSRNCGSLYKGGWWYFDCHYSNLNGLYMVDVGKTEVTSMLWRNFPRFDIGAPLKKCTMMIRKP; via the exons ATGGAGATCCGAAGCCTGAAAATGTGCGCACAAGACTGCATGACTGAAAACGGATGCAAGTCTTTCTCTTACACGGAGAACACCAGAACCTGTGACACCTACTCCAAGGCACTAGTGGAAACGACTGCTGTGTTTTCAAGTTCAACCATATGCTTCTCAAAGCCACTAC CCTCCGGCGTTTCCTACTATACTGTAACAGGGGGGCCGACAATCCAAGTCTACATGGATAAGGATACGGAAGATGGTCCGTGGATC GTGATACAGAGACGAACCAGTGGAGATGTGGATTTCTTTCGGAACTGGGCTGACTATAAGGGTGGATTTGGGGATCTACATAGAGACTTTTGGCTTG GAAATGACAACTTCCACCTGCTGACGAGAACCCCAATGATCCTTCGCGTTGTGCTTGAGGGATGGGATGGAACTACAGGATATGCCCAATACTCGTCTTTCCAGGTAGCTAATGAGGCTCAGAATTACAGACTGTCTGTCTCGGGATTTTCCGGTAGCGTTTCAT ATAACGCATTGGGGACACATGACGGTCACGACTTCACTACGCACGACAAGGATAATGACGTCCATTCCCGAAACTGTGGGTCTCTGTACAAGGGCGGCTGGTGGTACTTCGATTGCCACTATTCTAACCTAAATGGCCTTTACATGGTGGACGTCGGGAAAACGGAGGTAACTTCGATGCTTTGGAGGAACTTCCCTCGGTTCGACATTGGAGCACCGCTGAAAAAATGCACCATGATGATTCGGAAACCATAA